In the genome of Acidobacteriota bacterium, one region contains:
- a CDS encoding insulinase family protein, with protein sequence MRNSRLAVLLVAVAVAMGSASLLAQAPGGVLRARLSNGLRVIIVRNTLAPVVTTMVNYQVGSNETPAGFPGLAHAQEHMMFRGSPGLTKDQLSEITAAMGGNFNADTQQTVTQYFFTVPAEDVSLALHIAAARMNAVDDSQAQWEQERGAIEQEVAADHSNPSYKFYLQLLKAMYKGTPLENSGLGTRPSFDKTTAVMMQKFYRDWYAPNNAVLVIAGDLDPAATLAQVKSLFTSIPAKKLPARPVIHLQPVTPATLHLTSDFPYGAAYVAFRMPGTSSPDYAAADVLADVLASQRAALFGLVPQGKALFATFEMIPQAQASVGMAFAAYPGSQGGDTLLQEMQAILAADVKNGVDPSLVEAAKRDELLAAELNKNSISGLADAWSQAVAIEGRNSPQDDLDAIQKVTVTQVNAVAKKYLQPAHAIQALLVPQPSGKPLSHASFGGAESFTPKTVKTVTLPKWASATLFQLTAPAPTTHPVVTTLSNGLKLIIQPEKINDTVSIFGDIRSESNLESPPHQKGIGEIVDGLFTYGTTTLDRLAYQKALDEIGANESAGTSFSLQVLASHFDRGLQLLADNELHPAMPARAFTVTQRQMAGLAAGQLRSPGYLAGRSLQQALVPAGDPTLRQSLPANLMKLTLAQAQAYYQQVYRPDLATIVVIGNISPAVAEAEVKKYFGGWHSQGPTPNVVLPAVPANKPNSSVVPDPSRVQDSVTLAETVGMNRYNQDYYALQLGNYVLGGGFYASRLYRDLRENGGLVYFVNSSFSAGRSRATYSVNFGCDPDKTARAHAMVVRDLQQMQSEPVPAFHLTEAKAELLRQIPLASASIGSIARGWLSRTSLGLPLDEPSMAAQAYLKLTAPEVQAAFRKWVNPQRLVQVVQGPAPAK encoded by the coding sequence ATGCGGAACTCACGATTGGCTGTCCTGCTCGTGGCCGTTGCCGTGGCAATGGGATCGGCGAGTCTTCTGGCGCAAGCACCTGGCGGCGTTCTCCGCGCCCGGCTCTCCAACGGCCTGCGCGTCATCATCGTGCGCAACACGCTCGCGCCTGTGGTAACTACCATGGTCAATTATCAGGTGGGCTCCAACGAGACCCCAGCCGGCTTTCCCGGCCTTGCCCACGCGCAGGAACACATGATGTTCCGCGGCAGTCCCGGCCTGACCAAGGACCAGCTCAGCGAAATCACCGCCGCCATGGGCGGCAACTTCAACGCGGATACCCAGCAGACGGTAACCCAATACTTCTTCACCGTTCCCGCGGAGGATGTCAGCCTGGCGCTGCACATTGCCGCGGCGCGTATGAACGCGGTGGACGACTCCCAGGCGCAATGGGAGCAGGAGCGCGGCGCCATCGAGCAGGAGGTTGCCGCCGATCACTCCAACCCGAGCTACAAGTTTTATCTCCAGCTCTTGAAGGCGATGTACAAGGGTACGCCGCTCGAGAACTCCGGCCTGGGCACCCGCCCCAGCTTCGATAAAACCACCGCAGTCATGATGCAGAAGTTTTACCGCGACTGGTACGCCCCCAACAATGCCGTCCTGGTCATTGCCGGCGATCTGGATCCGGCCGCGACCCTGGCTCAGGTCAAATCGCTCTTCACTTCGATTCCCGCGAAGAAATTGCCGGCGCGCCCGGTCATTCATCTGCAGCCCGTGACCCCCGCCACCCTCCATCTCACCAGCGATTTCCCCTATGGCGCAGCCTACGTTGCTTTTCGCATGCCCGGCACCTCTTCGCCCGACTACGCTGCCGCCGACGTGCTCGCGGATGTGCTCGCCAGCCAGCGCGCCGCATTGTTTGGCCTGGTCCCGCAAGGCAAGGCCCTGTTTGCGACCTTCGAGATGATTCCGCAGGCGCAGGCCAGCGTCGGCATGGCCTTTGCCGCCTATCCCGGCTCGCAGGGCGGCGACACGCTGCTGCAGGAAATGCAGGCCATCCTTGCCGCCGACGTTAAAAACGGTGTCGATCCCAGTCTGGTCGAAGCCGCCAAGCGTGACGAGCTGCTCGCTGCCGAGTTGAATAAAAATTCCATCAGCGGCCTGGCCGATGCGTGGTCGCAAGCGGTCGCTATTGAGGGCCGCAACTCGCCTCAGGACGATCTCGACGCCATCCAGAAAGTCACCGTTACACAGGTGAACGCCGTCGCCAAAAAGTATCTGCAGCCCGCGCACGCAATTCAGGCGCTGCTCGTGCCGCAACCCTCGGGCAAACCGCTCTCCCACGCCTCCTTCGGCGGCGCCGAATCGTTTACCCCCAAGACCGTCAAGACGGTGACGCTGCCCAAGTGGGCTTCGGCCACCCTGTTCCAGCTCACCGCCCCCGCACCCACCACCCATCCCGTGGTCACCACGCTGAGCAACGGCCTGAAGCTCATCATCCAGCCGGAAAAGATCAACGACACTGTGAGCATCTTCGGCGACATCCGCAGCGAATCCAATCTCGAGTCGCCGCCCCATCAAAAGGGCATCGGTGAGATCGTCGATGGCTTGTTCACCTACGGCACCACCACCCTCGACCGCCTGGCCTACCAAAAGGCGCTCGACGAAATCGGCGCCAACGAATCCGCCGGCACCTCTTTCTCCCTGCAAGTGCTGGCCTCGCATTTTGATCGTGGTCTGCAATTGCTGGCCGACAACGAGCTGCATCCGGCGATGCCCGCGCGCGCTTTTACGGTCACCCAGCGGCAAATGGCGGGTCTCGCTGCCGGTCAGCTTCGCAGTCCCGGTTATCTCGCCGGCCGCTCCCTGCAGCAGGCGCTGGTGCCTGCCGGTGATCCCACGCTGCGCCAAAGCCTGCCCGCCAACCTCATGAAACTGACCTTGGCGCAGGCCCAAGCCTACTACCAACAGGTCTACCGCCCCGATCTCGCCACCATCGTCGTGATTGGCAACATCTCCCCCGCCGTAGCCGAAGCTGAAGTCAAGAAATACTTTGGCGGTTGGCACAGCCAGGGCCCAACCCCCAACGTCGTGTTGCCCGCCGTGCCCGCCAATAAGCCCAATTCCAGCGTTGTGCCTGATCCCAGCCGCGTGCAGGACAGCGTCACCCTGGCCGAGACCGTCGGCATGAACCGCTACAACCAGGACTACTATGCTCTGCAGTTGGGCAACTATGTCCTCGGTGGCGGTTTCTATGCCAGCCGCCTCTACCGCGATCTGCGCGAGAATGGCGGCCTGGTTTACTTTGTGAACTCTTCCTTCAGCGCCGGCCGCTCCCGCGCAACCTATAGCGTCAACTTCGGCTGCGATCCCGACAAGACGGCGCGCGCGCATGCCATGGTTGTGCGTGACTTGCAACAGATGCAGAGCGAGCCGGTCCCCGCCTTCCATCTCACCGAAGCCAAGGCGGAACTACTGCGCCAGATTCCTCTCGCCTCCGCCAGCATCGGCAGTATCGCCCGCGGCTGGCTGTCGCGCACCAGCCTCGGCCTGCCCCTCGACGAACCCTCAATGGCGGCGCAAGCCTACCTGAAGCTGACCGCTCCCGAAGTCCAGGCGGCCTTCCGCAAGTGGGTCAATCCGCAGCGGCTGGTGCAGGTGGTGCAGGGTCCTGCGCCGGCGAAGTAG
- a CDS encoding SDR family oxidoreductase — protein MNRGFALVTGASRGIGAALAAALARAGYDLLLTARSAADLESQREHLQKSGGEVRIVCADLAQGGAGQVTAAAANLPLTLLVNNAGVGSFGEFTLLPGERELEQVRLNLEATIALTHGLLPQMLRAGRGAILNVASTAALQPVPYMATYAATKVFLLHFSLALREELRGSGIHVMALCPGPTRTNFFAASHSPLPPGLQSAEAVAALALRGLRQRKAVVICQPRAAALSALERLLPRTTVTHFAGKVVGAWKNSKSSS, from the coding sequence ATGAACCGGGGCTTCGCGCTGGTGACCGGCGCTAGCCGCGGCATTGGCGCCGCGCTGGCCGCCGCCCTGGCCCGCGCCGGCTACGACTTGCTGCTGACGGCGCGCAGCGCCGCCGACCTTGAGAGTCAGCGCGAACACCTGCAGAAGAGTGGCGGGGAAGTGCGGATAGTCTGCGCCGATCTGGCGCAGGGCGGCGCCGGGCAGGTCACCGCCGCCGCGGCGAATCTGCCGCTGACGCTGCTGGTCAACAACGCCGGCGTGGGCAGCTTTGGCGAATTCACCCTGCTGCCCGGGGAGCGCGAGCTCGAACAGGTGCGCTTGAATCTTGAAGCCACCATTGCCCTCACCCACGGCTTGCTCCCGCAGATGCTGCGCGCCGGTCGCGGCGCCATTCTGAACGTGGCCTCCACCGCGGCGCTCCAGCCGGTGCCCTACATGGCGACCTATGCGGCGACCAAAGTCTTCCTGCTGCATTTCAGCCTGGCGCTGCGCGAAGAGCTGCGCGGCTCGGGCATCCACGTCATGGCACTGTGCCCAGGCCCGACGCGAACCAATTTTTTTGCAGCCTCGCACTCGCCCCTGCCCCCCGGCCTGCAATCCGCCGAAGCTGTCGCCGCGCTGGCCCTGCGCGGCCTGCGCCAGCGCAAAGCTGTGGTGATTTGCCAGCCGCGAGCGGCGGCGCTCAGCGCCCTCGAACGACTGCTGCCGCGCACCACCGTGACCCATTTCGCTGGTAAAGTGGTCGGAGCTTGGAAGAATTCGAAATCGTCATCGTAG
- a CDS encoding class I SAM-dependent methyltransferase gives MPKPAAPVLYRGLQRLLHRLPEGCEFRIHSIVALQPGQLRLPARLPREMSVRWLTPADESGLQQLRPAVGVPYHERFQNGHRCIGAYLPGSGAPRLVAFLWVLRGPARMPASFGCAWDLSATLAWLYDLFSSPGVVGAMPHLYQFLRQNPPGPHLSHWMGQHDLGNQRSRMAHLSLGFSVRARLWSLRCGRWLHLSRAARSPHWRWHSQSAAIPLSLFVAGDPVPLDSPAPPVALQLQCGCGSEVSFRDGAAVCGACGRRLGSEREGVLELGAELPYWGELPQSAMQALLQQAEVSGWRAAVHERLPPRLADYVTGNSRAAFRELLPLHEGARLLSVGAGWGSLAAPLASHYDVVALEGVSERARFIALRRYQDQLSHLTVIRGKMQQACLAPRQFDAIIANGVLEWSALEDLHDPPRPVQLRFLVRLRELLRPGGFIYIGIENRFGWPALRGAVDHSGRRYTSVMPRFLAHQLCLRGRGYRAAGNAGYRTYTYSHRGFGRLFAEAGLQIEASWVSPGGYNCPTRMVPLHRDAIRFASRRREAVWPRAWLKSTAAQVWIWRWFGSDFAFLLRATAAVPRDSEEGTERIPAHA, from the coding sequence ATGCCCAAACCTGCAGCTCCGGTCCTCTATCGCGGACTCCAGCGCCTGCTGCATCGTCTCCCCGAGGGTTGCGAGTTCCGGATCCACTCCATCGTCGCTCTCCAGCCCGGTCAGTTGCGCCTGCCGGCGCGTTTGCCGCGGGAAATGTCGGTGCGCTGGCTCACGCCTGCTGATGAATCGGGCTTGCAGCAACTGCGCCCCGCTGTCGGCGTGCCCTACCACGAGCGCTTTCAGAACGGCCATCGCTGCATCGGCGCCTACCTGCCGGGAAGCGGCGCGCCCCGCCTGGTGGCGTTCCTCTGGGTACTGCGCGGCCCGGCCCGCATGCCCGCTTCCTTTGGCTGTGCCTGGGACCTGTCGGCTACCCTCGCTTGGCTCTATGATTTGTTCTCCAGCCCGGGCGTCGTGGGCGCGATGCCGCACCTCTACCAGTTTTTGCGCCAGAACCCGCCCGGTCCGCACCTGTCCCACTGGATGGGACAACACGACTTGGGCAACCAGCGCTCGCGCATGGCCCACCTCAGCCTGGGTTTTTCCGTGCGCGCCCGGCTATGGAGTCTGCGCTGCGGCCGCTGGCTTCATCTCTCGCGCGCGGCCAGGTCTCCCCACTGGCGCTGGCACTCGCAGTCGGCCGCCATCCCGCTGTCGCTGTTCGTGGCCGGCGATCCCGTCCCCTTGGACTCTCCCGCGCCCCCGGTCGCGCTCCAACTCCAGTGCGGCTGTGGCAGTGAAGTCAGCTTTCGCGACGGCGCGGCCGTTTGCGGCGCCTGTGGCCGGCGGTTGGGATCGGAACGCGAGGGCGTCCTGGAATTGGGTGCCGAGCTGCCTTATTGGGGAGAGCTGCCGCAGTCCGCGATGCAGGCGCTGCTGCAGCAGGCGGAAGTCAGCGGCTGGCGTGCCGCCGTGCACGAACGGCTGCCGCCCCGCTTGGCAGATTATGTCACCGGTAACTCCCGCGCCGCCTTTCGCGAGTTGCTGCCCTTGCACGAGGGCGCGCGGCTGCTGAGCGTAGGTGCGGGCTGGGGCAGTCTCGCTGCGCCGCTGGCCAGCCATTACGACGTGGTCGCGCTCGAGGGCGTGAGCGAGCGTGCCCGCTTCATCGCTTTGCGGCGGTATCAGGATCAGTTGTCTCATCTCACCGTGATCCGTGGCAAAATGCAGCAGGCCTGCCTCGCGCCCCGGCAGTTTGACGCGATCATCGCCAACGGCGTGCTGGAATGGTCGGCGCTGGAGGACCTGCACGATCCTCCCCGCCCGGTCCAGCTCCGCTTTCTCGTCCGCTTGCGCGAGTTGCTCCGTCCAGGAGGGTTCATCTATATCGGCATCGAGAATCGCTTCGGCTGGCCCGCCCTGCGCGGCGCCGTCGATCACAGCGGCCGGCGCTATACCAGCGTGATGCCGCGTTTCCTGGCGCACCAGTTGTGCCTGCGCGGCCGCGGCTACCGTGCTGCCGGCAATGCCGGCTATCGCACCTACACCTATTCCCACCGCGGCTTCGGGCGCTTGTTTGCCGAAGCCGGGCTGCAAATCGAAGCCTCCTGGGTGAGTCCGGGCGGCTACAACTGTCCCACTCGCATGGTTCCTCTCCATCGAGATGCAATCCGCTTTGCCAGCCGCCGCCGTGAGGCCGTCTGGCCGCGGGCCTGGCTCAAATCCACCGCCGCGCAGGTTTGGATCTGGCGCTGGTTCGGTTCCGATTTCGCCTTTCTCCTCCGCGCAACTGCGGCTGTGCCCCGGGATTCTGAAGAGGGAACCGAACGGATTCCCGCGCATGCATGA
- a CDS encoding anti-sigma factor antagonist, producing MKVTCRRIDSVTVVDLAGRITLGDGATLLRETLRDLLARGETQILLNLAEVSYIDSSGLGELVSGFSLVRKSGGDLKLLHLTRKVHDLLKITKLFTVFDVQDDEARAIAAFAAPGESAEASNAH from the coding sequence ATGAAAGTGACCTGCCGCCGCATTGATTCGGTAACCGTGGTCGACCTGGCTGGCCGTATAACGCTCGGGGATGGAGCCACGCTCTTGCGCGAGACCCTCCGCGATCTGCTCGCCAGGGGCGAAACCCAGATTCTGCTGAACCTGGCCGAGGTCAGCTACATTGATAGCTCCGGCCTGGGCGAACTCGTGAGCGGCTTCAGTCTGGTGCGCAAAAGTGGTGGCGATCTGAAGCTGTTGCATTTGACCCGCAAAGTGCACGATCTGCTGAAAATTACCAAGCTCTTCACCGTCTTTGACGTCCAGGATGACGAGGCGCGTGCCATCGCGGCGTTTGCTGCGCCCGGCGAGTCTGCTGAGGCTTCGAATGCGCATTGA
- a CDS encoding carboxymuconolactone decarboxylase family protein: MARRQGWNQETLDRLERFEQLAEIDEPTRVALRFAERMTRDSNAVDDELYAILRRHFDEGSIIELAAVIGTFNYFNRFNNVLQMEPTKPGQR; encoded by the coding sequence TTGGCAAGGCGGCAGGGCTGGAATCAGGAAACTCTCGACCGGTTGGAGCGCTTCGAGCAGCTCGCCGAAATCGACGAACCCACGCGCGTCGCCTTGCGCTTCGCCGAACGCATGACCCGCGACTCCAACGCCGTGGACGACGAACTCTATGCCATCCTGCGGCGCCATTTCGACGAAGGCTCCATCATTGAATTGGCTGCCGTCATCGGTACCTTCAACTACTTCAACCGCTTCAACAACGTCCTGCAGATGGAACCCACTAAGCCGGGGCAGAGGTAA
- a CDS encoding L-2-hydroxyglutarate oxidase produces the protein MEEFEIVIVGAGIVGLALGRELLRRAPGLRLAVLEKEPSVAAHQTGHNSGVIHSGVYYRPGSLKARLCVTGARAMVAYCRERGLALQIPGKVIVATCAAELPRLREVERRGRENGVEGLRWLGVAELAEIEPHVRGLAALHVPVTGIVDYAEVARSYVADIQQQGGEVHLASAVRGFGREGAAVVVKTVRSELRARQVINCAGLFADRIASLAGSAAARHEFRILPFRGEYYSLRPPAAALLHGLVYPVPDPRFPFLGVHFTPRVHGGVEAGPSAVLAWKREGYRRTDFSFADLAAMAGYTGFWAMAARYWRKGLGEQYRSLHRRAYIRALRVLVPELRDADVGPGGAGVRAQVVLRNGKLLDDFHVLRDGLFTHVINVPSPAATASLAIAGYLAALLETRN, from the coding sequence TTGGAAGAATTCGAAATCGTCATCGTAGGCGCCGGCATCGTCGGCCTCGCGCTGGGGCGTGAACTGTTGCGCCGCGCGCCCGGTCTGCGGCTGGCCGTGCTCGAAAAAGAGCCCTCCGTTGCCGCACATCAAACCGGCCACAACAGCGGCGTCATTCACTCCGGCGTCTATTACCGCCCCGGTTCGCTCAAAGCCCGTCTCTGCGTAACCGGCGCCCGCGCCATGGTGGCGTACTGCCGCGAGCGTGGCCTCGCCCTGCAAATTCCCGGCAAGGTGATCGTGGCCACCTGCGCCGCCGAGCTGCCGCGCCTGCGCGAGGTCGAGCGCCGCGGCCGCGAAAACGGCGTCGAGGGGTTGCGCTGGCTGGGCGTCGCGGAACTGGCCGAAATCGAGCCGCACGTGCGTGGCCTCGCTGCGTTACATGTTCCCGTCACCGGCATTGTGGACTACGCCGAAGTGGCCCGCAGCTACGTCGCAGACATTCAGCAGCAGGGCGGGGAAGTGCATCTCGCCTCGGCGGTGCGCGGTTTCGGCCGCGAGGGCGCCGCCGTAGTCGTCAAGACTGTCCGCAGCGAGCTGCGCGCCCGCCAGGTGATCAACTGCGCCGGTCTGTTCGCCGATCGCATTGCCTCACTCGCCGGCAGCGCTGCCGCACGCCACGAATTCCGCATTCTCCCTTTTCGCGGCGAATATTACTCGCTGCGTCCCCCCGCAGCGGCGCTCCTCCACGGTTTGGTCTATCCCGTGCCCGATCCCCGCTTTCCGTTTCTCGGCGTCCATTTCACCCCCCGCGTGCACGGCGGCGTCGAAGCCGGGCCCAGTGCCGTCCTCGCCTGGAAGCGCGAAGGCTACCGTCGCACCGATTTCAGCTTCGCCGACCTGGCCGCCATGGCCGGTTACACCGGTTTCTGGGCCATGGCGGCGCGCTACTGGCGCAAGGGCTTAGGCGAGCAATACCGCTCACTCCATCGCCGTGCTTATATCCGTGCTTTGCGGGTGCTCGTGCCGGAACTGCGCGACGCCGATGTTGGCCCTGGCGGTGCCGGCGTCCGCGCCCAGGTCGTCCTGCGCAACGGCAAACTTCTGGATGATTTTCATGTCCTGCGCGACGGCCTTTTTACCCACGTCATCAATGTCCCTTCACCCGCCGCTACCGCCTCGCTGGCCATCGCCGGCTATCTCGCCGCCTTGCTCGAAACCCGAAACTGA
- the msrA gene encoding peptide-methionine (S)-S-oxide reductase, translating into MDKARFAMGCFWGSEAAFRHLPGVTATTVGYSGGSTVDPTYKQVCSNRTGHAETVEVEFDPGVVSYEKLLDVFWENHDPTTLDRQGPDVGSQYRSAIFYLTPAQEAAARASKQALETSGALHRPVVTTITPAAPFYRAEEYHQQYLEKNGMAACHMPSR; encoded by the coding sequence ATGGATAAAGCACGCTTTGCCATGGGCTGTTTTTGGGGTTCTGAGGCCGCCTTCCGCCACCTGCCCGGCGTGACCGCCACCACGGTGGGTTATTCCGGCGGGAGCACCGTCGATCCGACCTATAAGCAGGTATGCAGCAATCGCACCGGCCACGCCGAAACCGTCGAAGTGGAATTCGATCCCGGTGTGGTCAGCTACGAAAAACTGCTGGACGTGTTTTGGGAGAACCATGATCCCACCACGCTCGATCGCCAGGGACCGGACGTGGGCAGCCAGTATCGTTCCGCAATCTTCTATCTCACCCCCGCGCAGGAGGCCGCCGCCCGCGCTTCGAAGCAAGCGCTGGAGACAAGCGGCGCGCTGCATCGGCCCGTCGTGACCACGATCACGCCCGCCGCGCCCTTTTATCGCGCCGAGGAATACCACCAGCAGTATCTCGAGAAAAACGGCATGGCAGCCTGCCACATGCCCAGTCGATGA
- a CDS encoding amino acid adenylation domain-containing protein: MMPYLLPQAVERACARWPNQLALIGSQGDTLTYAAFERRSRAWAGRLQASGCRPGARVGVWLPKSVDAVVALLAILRAGCVYVPLDPWAPVARIEALAADCGLSVLLAGAESVAGARQWVSPPGCCWDVAAEAVYEEAVGPWRPPAGTSDEVAYILYTSGSTGVPKGVMLSHAHALNFIDWAGEQVGLGPGDRVASHAPFHFDLSIFDLWASLSRGATVCLLDPVTARFPRAVADWIAERRITVWYSVPSALVQMAPLLPQAVAGSSLRAVLFAGEIFPAPALRAWRAALPQAAFHNWYGPTETNVCTHYALPPASDAGAATVPDPLPIGRASPNFQLAACDDAGLPVPVGEAGFLWARGPGILTGYWGDPARTAQVTCEREGPGGVRQRWYNTGDVVRQDAAGDFYFLGRRDHLIKCRGYRVSLPEIEHALEALPQIKRAVVIPTPDAARATGLHAFVMPAHPAAPPRTPELLALLGRQLPAYMLPDAIEICECFPETSSGKVDRQQLQRAATPSA, from the coding sequence ATGATGCCGTATTTGTTGCCGCAGGCCGTCGAGCGCGCCTGCGCACGTTGGCCGAATCAGCTTGCCCTGATCGGTTCCCAAGGCGATACCCTCACCTATGCTGCCTTCGAACGCCGCAGCCGCGCTTGGGCGGGACGTCTGCAAGCGTCCGGTTGCCGCCCTGGCGCCCGCGTCGGTGTTTGGCTGCCCAAGTCGGTGGATGCCGTCGTCGCCTTGCTGGCGATCCTGCGCGCCGGTTGCGTCTACGTGCCGCTGGATCCTTGGGCGCCGGTTGCGCGCATCGAGGCCCTCGCCGCCGACTGTGGTCTATCGGTCCTGCTGGCTGGTGCCGAAAGTGTCGCCGGTGCCCGGCAGTGGGTCTCACCTCCTGGATGCTGCTGGGATGTTGCCGCCGAAGCCGTTTACGAGGAGGCCGTCGGCCCCTGGCGCCCGCCCGCAGGCACCAGCGACGAGGTTGCCTATATTCTTTACACCTCCGGTTCGACCGGCGTTCCCAAGGGCGTCATGCTCAGTCACGCCCATGCTCTCAACTTCATCGACTGGGCTGGCGAGCAAGTGGGTCTGGGGCCGGGCGATCGCGTCGCCAGCCATGCCCCGTTCCATTTCGATCTGTCGATTTTCGATCTCTGGGCCAGTTTGAGCCGCGGCGCCACCGTCTGTCTGCTCGACCCGGTCACCGCCCGCTTTCCGCGTGCCGTCGCCGACTGGATTGCCGAGCGCCGCATTACCGTTTGGTACTCGGTTCCCTCCGCCTTGGTGCAAATGGCGCCCCTGCTGCCGCAAGCTGTCGCCGGATCCAGCCTGCGCGCCGTGCTCTTCGCCGGCGAAATCTTCCCCGCTCCCGCCTTGCGCGCCTGGCGTGCCGCGCTCCCCCAAGCTGCCTTTCACAACTGGTATGGTCCGACGGAAACCAACGTCTGCACCCACTATGCGCTGCCTCCTGCCTCGGACGCCGGGGCTGCCACGGTCCCGGATCCACTGCCTATTGGCCGTGCCAGCCCGAATTTTCAGCTTGCTGCCTGCGATGACGCCGGGCTGCCGGTGCCCGTCGGAGAGGCCGGATTCCTCTGGGCCCGCGGCCCCGGCATCCTTACGGGCTATTGGGGTGATCCCGCACGCACCGCCCAGGTGACCTGCGAGCGCGAGGGACCCGGAGGCGTCCGCCAGCGCTGGTACAACACTGGTGATGTCGTCCGCCAGGATGCCGCCGGCGATTTCTATTTTCTCGGCCGCCGCGACCATCTCATCAAGTGCCGCGGCTATCGCGTGTCGCTTCCTGAAATCGAGCATGCCCTGGAGGCGTTGCCCCAGATCAAGCGCGCCGTGGTCATCCCCACTCCCGATGCCGCGCGCGCCACCGGCCTGCATGCCTTTGTCATGCCTGCCCATCCGGCGGCGCCGCCGCGGACCCCTGAACTCCTCGCCCTTCTCGGCCGGCAGCTACCCGCTTATATGCTGCCCGATGCCATCGAAATCTGCGAGTGTTTTCCCGAAACCTCCAGCGGTAAAGTGGACCGGCAGCAACTGCAACGCGCCGCCACCCCGTCAGCGTGA
- a CDS encoding ATP-binding protein gives MTGARLRRKQDAAKESANREKADVVSGAQHQAITLESRIESVDQAEAAAERVAARAGFDEGERHRIAMAVREITVNAVMHGNAYDRAKKVTIEFEISPGELVVSIRDQGAGFDLGRIADPLAPENLLRQSGRGIFLARAFMDQVDVKPDHHGTSVRLIKHRQAPPLQPPHAGRS, from the coding sequence ATGACGGGGGCAAGATTGCGGCGCAAACAGGACGCGGCAAAGGAATCGGCCAACCGAGAGAAGGCTGATGTGGTGAGCGGGGCACAACACCAAGCGATAACTTTGGAGAGCAGGATCGAGAGCGTCGATCAGGCCGAGGCCGCCGCCGAGCGCGTCGCCGCCCGCGCCGGCTTCGACGAAGGCGAGCGGCACCGCATCGCCATGGCGGTGCGCGAAATCACTGTCAACGCCGTCATGCATGGCAACGCCTACGATCGCGCCAAGAAAGTCACCATCGAGTTTGAGATCTCACCGGGCGAGTTAGTGGTCAGTATCCGTGATCAGGGCGCGGGCTTTGATCTCGGCCGCATTGCCGATCCTCTCGCACCCGAGAACCTCCTGCGGCAGTCCGGCCGCGGCATCTTCCTGGCTCGGGCGTTTATGGATCAAGTCGACGTCAAGCCCGACCACCATGGCACCTCGGTCCGCCTGATCAAGCACCGGCAGGCGCCGCCGCTGCAACCTCCTCACGCGGGTCGTTCATAA